The genomic window ATGAAATTATGAAAGCGGGCATCGATTGCATCGTCGAATAATAATCCGATAACAGCAGCCGGTACGCAGGCGATAATAACTTTTTTCCAAAGCTCCCAGGTATTTTGCTTTTCTTCCTCTGTCTTTGTTGGTGAAAAAGGATTCAGCTTGTGGAAGTATAAAACAACAACTGCCATGATTGCTCCTAGCTGTATAACAACATTGAACATTTCCATGAAGTCGGAGCTCAAATTCATCTTGATAAACTCATCTGTCAGGATTAAGTGTCCTGTACTACTGATAGGCAGCCATTCCGTAATCCCTTCTATAATACCAAGAATAATTGCTTTCCATAAATTTGATAGCATAGATCCATTCCTTTCCATGTAAAAATACATACAGTAACAGTATACCGTTAACTGACAAAAAAACCAACTAGCTATAAAAATCACCTATGAAAAATTTAGGAAACTGAGAGTAGAGGTAGTTGGCTTCAAGGATTAAGGAGAACCACAGCGGCAGTAAATAGATTTGTTGTAGGCGAGAAGCCATAAGGAGGAATTCAGGAAAATTGCTGTTGCGAAACTTATTTCACTTTTTGACGTACAGAGTAGCCCTATCCTATTACTTATTTAAGTGTATGGGAAGAGCGATAAGTAGAGGCTTTATCTATAGGTGTATTGGGAATTTGTTTATCTCTATTTAAAATTAAATTTCATATTAAATAATATTTTAAGTTTATAGTTGAAATTTTATTTCAATCGAAGTATAATGAAAGCGTATTAAACAGGAGGTGGATCTCATGTATGGAATTTCAGTATTTTTAGGTCAAGAAATGACCGCTGAAACGAAATGCTATATAAGGCAAATGAGCGGTACAGGATTCAAAGGAATTTTTACCTCGCTTCATATACCGGAGGAGGATGCTTCACTCTATCTGGAAAGACTGAGAAAATTGGGGGCTATTGCTAAATCAGAAAAAATGAAGTTAATGGTCGATATATCAGGGGATGCATTAGAGCGCGCAGGCTTTTCTTTTGAGCGTATCAATGAGCTTCTTGAACTTGGTGTGACGGGTCTGCGAATGGATTATGCGATCACGAATGAGCAAATGGCCAAATTGTCCCATGAGCTGACTATTGGCTTGAATGCAAGTACGTTAACGGAGGCCGATATCAGAGAGCTGCAAACAGCAGACGCGAATTTTGATAATTTCGAAGCTTGGCATAATTATTATCCGCGACCGGAAACCGGCTTAGATCAAAAGACTTTTGACGAAAAAAATGGCTGGTTGAAGGAAAATAATATACGTGTGTATGCGTTTGTTTCAGGAAACAAGGAGCTACGGGGACCTTTGTTTGAGGGACTGCCAACTGTAGAACAGTATCGCTATTCAAACCCTTTAGCGGCTGGACTTAAGTTGAAGAAATTGCAGGTTGATGGTGTCTACATTGGTGATCCGCAAATCGATCAGCGGACGATTCGTCAATATGATTTCTATTTGAATCAGAATTTATTAGTCCTTGAAACCATAGATATAGGGAGTCAGTATTATGCATATGTTTTAGGTGAGCATAGCAATCGCTACGATGATGCGAGAGATGTCGTAAGGAGCGCAGAGGCACGATTTAGAGAAATCCCAATGATCAAACCTGAGTTTATTCGTGAACGAGCGATAGGGAGTGTGACCGTTGATAATGTCGGGTATAGCAGATATATGGGAGAGATCCAAGTAGTAAAAAATGTTCTTCCGAAAGATGAAAAAGTGAATGTCGTTTCTGAAATTGTAAAAGAAGATCTGATGTTGATCCAAGCAATAACAGGTGGAACTAAATTTAAATTAGTAAAGAAAGGGTTTTTTGAAAATGAATCTGGAAAATCTAACAACTGAAAAACGAAATATGAATACGATGAATTTGGATCAGCTGTCTGTAAAAGAGGCGTTGATTCGAATGAACGAAGAAGATCAGAAAGTAGCCTTAGCGGTTAAAGAAGCATTACCAGAGATTGAAAAGGTTACGACACAAATTATTGAGAGCTTTAATAAAGGTGGCCGTTTGATCTATATGGGAGCTGGCACAAGTGGACGTTTAGGTGTCTTAGATGCGGCGGAGTGTGTGCCAACATTTGGTGTTTCTCCTGAAATGGTTCAGGGATTGATTGCCGGTGGTGAACAGGCGATGACACTTGCCGTTGAAGGAGCAGAAGATTCTAAAGAATTAGGAAAACAGGATTTGATTGATCTGAACTTACAAGAGATTGATTTTGTTGTTGGGATTGCTGCGAGTGGTCGAACGCCTTACGTTATTGGCGGTTTGGACTATGCACGAGAAATTGGCGCAGGAACAGCCTCTCTCTCTTGTAACAAACAGGCAGAAATTAGCCAACATGCTGATACAGCTATCGAAGTGGATGCTGGACCAGAATTTCTAACAGGATCGACACGATTGAAATCAGGGACAGCACAGAAGTTGATTTTGAACATGTTATCAACGATTTCCATGATCGGCATTGGTAAAGTCTATGGGAATCTGATGGTTGATGTAAAACCAACCAACGAAAAGCTGGTCGAGCGTTCAAAACGAATCATTATGGAAGCAACAGCGTGCGACTATGAGACAGCAGTAGTCTACTTTGAAAAGGCCGAGGAAAACGTCAAGCTGGCAATTGTGATGCTTTTGACGAATTGCAGTAAAGAAGAAGCAGAAGAAAAACTAATCAAGGGCAATCATTTTATTAAAAATACAATTTCTAATTAAGGAGGAAATGATGATGGCAGATGAAAAGATTCAACGTTTGGCTAGGGAGATTTATAAAGAAGTTGGTGGGATGGAGAATGTAGAGAAGCTGCGCCATTGTATGACACGTGTTCGAATGGATGTCCGTGATTATGATAAGGTCGATTTGGAGAAATTGAAAGCAATCAACGGCGTGATGGGCGTTGTGGAAGATGATACCTTACAAGTTGTGATTGGTCCTGGAACTGTAAATAAGGTTGCACAGGAAATGGTTGATATGGCTGGGGTCAAGCTAGGGGAAGCTTTCCCAACTACTGAAAAAGACGTGTCAGTAGAAGGGAAAAGCGGCAAACAACTAGTAGAAGAAAAAGCCGCTCAGATGAAAGCAAATCAAAAAGAAAAGCATAAAAATAATTCACCATTTAAAGCAATTTTAAAATCAATTTCTAATATTTTTGTTCCGCTGATTCCGGCATTTGTTGGTGCAGGTATCATCGGAGGGATTGCTGCTGTTCTATCAAACTTGATCGTAGCCGGTAATATTGGTGCATCTTGGCAGCAATATGTTGATGTATTAAATATCATAAAAAACGGAATTTTTGCTTACCTTGCGTTATATACCGGGATCAATAGTGCCAGTGAATTTGGCGCAACACCTGCATTAGGTGGAATTATTGGTGGTGTGACGATGCTGACAGGAATGAATCCAGAAGCCCCGTTACCAAATCTTTTCACCGGTGGTAATTTATCTGCAGGACAAGGAGGGATCATCGGTGTGATTTTTGCTGTTTGGTTACTCTCTTTAGTAGAAAAGCAATTGCATAAAATGATTCCAGATTCTATTGATATCATTGTTACACCGACGATTGCCTTGTTGGTTATTGGATTGGCAACGATCTTCCTGATCATGCCGATTGCCGGCGTGATTTCAAACAGCTTAGTTGGCGTGATTAACACAATTCTTGAAAAAGGTGGTATAGTTGCCGGCTTCACATTGGGTTTGACTTTCTTGCCGATGGTCATGTTTGGCCTGCATCAAATCTTGACACCGATCCATATGGAGATGATCGCTCAAACGGGTCAGACACTCCTGTTGCCGATTCTAGCTATGGCTGGTGCGGGTCAAGTTGGGGCAGCGCTTGCTTTATGGATTCGTTGTAAAAAGGATACGCAATTAATAGAAATGATCAAAGGAGCCTTACCAGTTGGTATCTTGGGTATTGGGGAGCCCTTGATTTATGGTGTTACGCTGCCTTTGGGACGTCCGTTCATTACAGCGTGTATTGGCGGCGGTATCGGGGGTGCAGTGATTGGTGCCTTCGGAAATGTTGGTGCAATTGCAATCGGACCAAGTGGGGCAGCGCTGATTCCGTTGATTGCGAATAACCAATGGTTAGCCTATGTATTAGGTCTATTGGCTGCATACGCAGGTGGATTTGTAGCAACTTTCTTCTTTGGTATTCCGAAAGATATGAAATGATAATTAAAACAAAAAAAGACGAGAAAATTCTTGTCTTTTTTTGTCAGTCAAGAGGATATAAGTCCACATTTTGCGATATAATAGTGTCATGAAACTACGCAGAAAGAAACAATGTCGATTGGATAGGGAGAGTGATTGGGATGCAGCAGAATATTATTTTAACCATTCAAGATCATCGGGAGCAGCTGCCGAAATCTGAACAAAAAATCGCTGATTACATCTTGGGAAATGCAAATGAAATCATTACGATGAGTGCACAAGAATTAGCTAAACGTGCTGGCTCAAGTCCAGCGGCAATCATTCGGTTTTGTCATTCTCTACAGGTAAATGGATTTACAGAACTGAAACTACTTATTTCGGCGAACCTCGGATCAGCTGTAGATACGGATATGCATACAGAGGTAGAAAAAGAAGAAACAGCAGAGGCTATCAAACAAAAGCTAAATGTTCGTTTTGTTCATGCTTTGGAGCGGACTGCGGATTTGCTGGATGAAAAGGATTTGGAAAGGATTTTACCAGAGCTTGAACGGGCAGAAATTATTTATGTGTATGGCTTAGGTGCCTCCTCGCTGGTTGCACAGGATGTTTATCAAAAGTTTACGAGGTTAGGAAAAACTGTCTTTTATTCTTTAGACCATCATCTTTTAGCTTCAGCCTTGGGGACTGGAGAAAAGGAAAGCTTGTTTATCGGTATTTCCAATTCAGGAGAAACCTCAGAGCTGATTGCTCTGTTGGATATCGCAAAGGAGCGAGGTATTTATTCCATTGGTATCACTGAAAATTGTGATTCTAGGTTAGCGCAAAAAAGTGATCTCGTCCTTTTGACTGTGAAGGGAGAAGAAGCCCCTCTACGGAGTGCGGCAACTGTTTCTTTGATCTCACAGCTTTATATCGTAGATGTTTTGTTCTTCTATTATGCTTCGAATAATTACGATGAGACGTTGAAGAAAATCCAACAATCAAGAACAACTGTCGACTATTTGAAGCAATAGGGCAGGGAAATAAAAAGGAACCCGTGTGAGATATTGATTGCACGGGTTCGTATTGTCTATAAAAGATGTTGCTGTGTTTGATAGGATTTACCTTTTTCTATATAATTCGTATCGTTCACTGTATCGATCGTAAATTCTCCGTGTTCATAAGTGACTGTCGTCACGCTACCGTTTATTAAATCAAACTGAACAGGGCGGCTCGCATCGATCAAGGAAAGGAAAAAGGCAATGGTGTAGCCATGAGAAACAATCAAAGTATTTCCGCCAGCATTCTGTTCACGTTTTTGAGCAATATCCTCAAACCCCGTCCACACACGTTCTTCAATTTGCTCATATGATTCGGCCCAGCCCGTTGTATCAGCAGCGAGAATCGCTTCTGCCAATTCTTTATAAGTGACTGAAACCTTTGAAATATCCTCTAAACTATCAACATTCAAGAGTCGCGCTAAAAGTGCCCAAAGTGTATTGTTGTAACCACCATCTAACGAACCAAAGCCCCATTCCCTAATCCGTTCATCCATTTCATAGGGGATCGTTTCTTTTTGTTCATGCTGCTGTAGGATGATCCTTGCTGTCTGGATCGCTCGTCCGCTGTAACTGGAATAAGCCTCTTCGAACGGAACTGACTGAAGTCCAACACCTAAATGCTGAATGACTTGTTTCCCTTCTGGTGTTAGAGGTGTATCTGACCATCCTTGTACTCTATCGATGGTATTAAACATTGTTTTTCCGTGGCGAACAAGATAAAGTTTTGTTTTTGTCATTTTTCTACACCTCATTTTCATTTTTGATCAATCGGATCCATGCCCATTGACTTATCTAAAGAGAAGTCATGTGATGAACTATTCTTAGTAGGAGCTGATCGCTAACTATGATTTGCCAGAGCAAGTTAAAGCTTGAAACTGCTGATTACTTTTTCGTACACAGAATGTGAATAAATCGGTTTTCAGCATAGTTTTCACAACCTTTCCTTTAGAATGGTATTGATTATACTGCCGAAAGGAGAAAGAAAACAAAAATTTGGATTTGGGTTTCTGAAAATTGCTAGCGTCATCCCTTTATTATAAAGTGATGAGTAAAATATTAAGAATTGGTAAAGCAGAAGCTGAGATAGTTTGGAAGGTGAAATGACTTCAGTTATTTCATAATTAAAGTTGGCAAAATAAAAAGGATTGCTTTCAAAAGATAAGCAATCCATAGAGAAGTCTAGTGTGGAAACGTTTAAAGAATACTTCTATACTCCAGTTCCTTTTTTCCTTCTTCGATATACTGAAGATCATTGATTTTGTCGATTGTAAATGTCCCGTTTTTATAAATGAGTGTTGTTACGCTGCCGTTATCAAGCCCCATTTGCATCGGTAATGTTTCGTCAATCAAAGAGAGCAGAAAAGAGATGGTCAATCCGTGCGAGACTGCCATGACATTTCCACCGCCAGCACGTTCGCGTTGGTGGGCCATATCCTCAAAGCCTGACCAGACGCGTTCTCTGATTGTTTCATAAGGCTCTGCCCAATCAGCCGTATCGGCTTCGATGATTGCATTTGCAAGGTCTCTATAGCTAATGGTTTTTGACATCATATCGTCGTAGTTATTGAAAGCCAAAATTCGAGGAACAACGCCCCATAATTCACCATCATATCCACCATCTAAGGAGCCGAAACACCATTCTCTGATGCGTTTATCTGTTCGATAAGGGATTTTATCTCCTTGATTATGTTCCTGCAAAACGATGCGAGCAGTCTGCATTGCTCGTCCACTGTCACTTGAATAGGCTTCTTCAAAAGGAACGGCTTTTAATCCGACACCTAGTTGTTGAATAACGTTCTCGCCTTCTGTGGTCAAAGGAGTATCTGACCATCCTTGTGTTCGTCCAAGTGTATTGAACATGGTTTTCCCATGTCGAATAATATAAAGCTTTGTTTCTGTCATTCTTTTCACCTCAACTAATTTATTATTGAAAGAAAGGGTTGGTCCTTTTTTCATGCTCAATGGTTGTCGCATCACCGTGTCCCGGATAAGCAGGAAATTCGTCTGGAAGAGTAAATAGGTAGGTTCGAATTCCATCAAGTAATTGCTCTAAGTTGCCGGTATAAAGATCGGTCCGTCCGACACTACCTTTGAAAAGGGCATCGCCCGTTACAACGAAATCATCAAAAATGAAGCTGACACTGCCAATTGAGTGGCCCGGGGTAGGGACAACAGTAAAAGACATGCCGCCAATTTCATAATCTTTCATTTCAAATTCGTATTCTGCCGGCTGTACAATAATGTTTGCCATATCATCATGATGAGCAAGACCGGAGAGGTTCAACGTTGGATCGCCTAGCCATTCTTGTTCCAATGGACTCACATAGACTGGGATATCAAACTGTTTTCTCAAGCTCTCTACAGCACCGATGTGGTCATAATGTGTATGTGTCAGAAGAATTGCTTCAGGCTTTCTACCGGTTTTTTCGATTTCATGAATCAATCGTTGGTCTTCCGCACCTGGATCTACGATCAATAAGGATTTTTCATTAAATATCAGGTAACAGTTTTCTTGTATTGCTCCTGTTCTAAGTTGTTCAATTGTCAGCATAATTTTTTATACCTCGCCTTCATTTTTTCACTGTCTAAACCGTATGCAATGCTACCTTTTTTAGATGCTCCTTCACTGAGAATAGAGAAATAGAGGAGCTGGGTTGCTCGTTTACAAGACAGGTTTTATACAACAATTATACATCACTTGAGTGGAGAGTCCAAAAAAGCAAGATGATTTTTTCGGGAGGATAGTTGCAGTTATGAGATAAAAGGAAGTCAAAATTTCGTCAAAAACAATTTTCGTTCGGGTTTTAGTGTGTGTCAATTAAGAATTTCTAAGGGAATATTCGAAATAACGCAAGTTTTATTAAGTTCCTTTTGACATTTCCTGTAAAATGATGTAAATTATCATGGGCATGAAAATTCCGAACGTTTTATTCTTTTGACGTTTGTTTTTTATGTGTTTTCCAAAATAATTTTAATTTGCTGGGAGATAGTGATTATGAAAGTTTTTGATTATGAAGATGTACAGCTGATTCCGAATAAATGTATCGTTAACAGTCGCTCAGAATGTGACACGACTGTCCGTTTAGGTGCCCACGAGTTTAAAATGCCGGTTGTGCCTGCGAACATGCAGACGATTATCGATGAAACAATTGCAGAATTTTTAGCTGAAAACGGCTATTTTTACATCATGCATCGCTTTGATGAAGAAGCACGGATTCCCTTTATTAAGAGAATGAAGGAAAAAGGGTTGATTTCATCAATCAGTGTTGGCGTGAAAGAAGGCGAATATGCTTTTGTGGAAGAGCTAGCAAAACAAAAGCTTATTCCTGATTATGTAACGATTGATATTGCACACGGGCATTCTAATGCTGTGATCAACATGATTCAGCATCTGAAAAAATTCTTGCCGGAGACGTTTGTGATTGCAGGTAATGTTGGAACACCTGAAGCAGTGAGAGAATTGGAAAACGCCGGAGCAGATGCAACAAAGGTTGGGATCGGCCCAGGGAAAGTCTGCATCACGAAAATCAAGACTGGATTTGGTACCGGCGGCTGGCAATTAGCAGCGCTTCGTTGGTGTGCGAAAGCTGCTCGGAAACCAATTATTGCTGATGGCGGCATTCGAACACATGGCGATATTGCAAAATCTGTTCGTTTTGGGGCAACGATGGTTATGATCGGTTCGCTATTTGCCGGACATGAAGAATCACCAGGTGAAACAAAGGTAGAGAACGGTGTTGTATACAAAGAATACTTCG from Enterococcus sp. 9E7_DIV0242 includes these protein-coding regions:
- a CDS encoding DUF871 domain-containing protein; translated protein: MYGISVFLGQEMTAETKCYIRQMSGTGFKGIFTSLHIPEEDASLYLERLRKLGAIAKSEKMKLMVDISGDALERAGFSFERINELLELGVTGLRMDYAITNEQMAKLSHELTIGLNASTLTEADIRELQTADANFDNFEAWHNYYPRPETGLDQKTFDEKNGWLKENNIRVYAFVSGNKELRGPLFEGLPTVEQYRYSNPLAAGLKLKKLQVDGVYIGDPQIDQRTIRQYDFYLNQNLLVLETIDIGSQYYAYVLGEHSNRYDDARDVVRSAEARFREIPMIKPEFIRERAIGSVTVDNVGYSRYMGEIQVVKNVLPKDEKVNVVSEIVKEDLMLIQAITGGTKFKLVKKGFFENESGKSNN
- the murQ gene encoding N-acetylmuramic acid 6-phosphate etherase — its product is MNLENLTTEKRNMNTMNLDQLSVKEALIRMNEEDQKVALAVKEALPEIEKVTTQIIESFNKGGRLIYMGAGTSGRLGVLDAAECVPTFGVSPEMVQGLIAGGEQAMTLAVEGAEDSKELGKQDLIDLNLQEIDFVVGIAASGRTPYVIGGLDYAREIGAGTASLSCNKQAEISQHADTAIEVDAGPEFLTGSTRLKSGTAQKLILNMLSTISMIGIGKVYGNLMVDVKPTNEKLVERSKRIIMEATACDYETAVVYFEKAEENVKLAIVMLLTNCSKEEAEEKLIKGNHFIKNTISN
- a CDS encoding PTS transporter subunit EIIC, with protein sequence MADEKIQRLAREIYKEVGGMENVEKLRHCMTRVRMDVRDYDKVDLEKLKAINGVMGVVEDDTLQVVIGPGTVNKVAQEMVDMAGVKLGEAFPTTEKDVSVEGKSGKQLVEEKAAQMKANQKEKHKNNSPFKAILKSISNIFVPLIPAFVGAGIIGGIAAVLSNLIVAGNIGASWQQYVDVLNIIKNGIFAYLALYTGINSASEFGATPALGGIIGGVTMLTGMNPEAPLPNLFTGGNLSAGQGGIIGVIFAVWLLSLVEKQLHKMIPDSIDIIVTPTIALLVIGLATIFLIMPIAGVISNSLVGVINTILEKGGIVAGFTLGLTFLPMVMFGLHQILTPIHMEMIAQTGQTLLLPILAMAGAGQVGAALALWIRCKKDTQLIEMIKGALPVGILGIGEPLIYGVTLPLGRPFITACIGGGIGGAVIGAFGNVGAIAIGPSGAALIPLIANNQWLAYVLGLLAAYAGGFVATFFFGIPKDMK
- a CDS encoding MurR/RpiR family transcriptional regulator; translation: MQQNIILTIQDHREQLPKSEQKIADYILGNANEIITMSAQELAKRAGSSPAAIIRFCHSLQVNGFTELKLLISANLGSAVDTDMHTEVEKEETAEAIKQKLNVRFVHALERTADLLDEKDLERILPELERAEIIYVYGLGASSLVAQDVYQKFTRLGKTVFYSLDHHLLASALGTGEKESLFIGISNSGETSELIALLDIAKERGIYSIGITENCDSRLAQKSDLVLLTVKGEEAPLRSAATVSLISQLYIVDVLFFYYASNNYDETLKKIQQSRTTVDYLKQ
- a CDS encoding histidine phosphatase family protein produces the protein MTKTKLYLVRHGKTMFNTIDRVQGWSDTPLTPEGKQVIQHLGVGLQSVPFEEAYSSYSGRAIQTARIILQQHEQKETIPYEMDERIREWGFGSLDGGYNNTLWALLARLLNVDSLEDISKVSVTYKELAEAILAADTTGWAESYEQIEERVWTGFEDIAQKREQNAGGNTLIVSHGYTIAFFLSLIDASRPVQFDLINGSVTTVTYEHGEFTIDTVNDTNYIEKGKSYQTQQHLL
- a CDS encoding histidine phosphatase family protein, with the protein product MTETKLYIIRHGKTMFNTLGRTQGWSDTPLTTEGENVIQQLGVGLKAVPFEEAYSSDSGRAMQTARIVLQEHNQGDKIPYRTDKRIREWCFGSLDGGYDGELWGVVPRILAFNNYDDMMSKTISYRDLANAIIEADTADWAEPYETIRERVWSGFEDMAHQRERAGGGNVMAVSHGLTISFLLSLIDETLPMQMGLDNGSVTTLIYKNGTFTIDKINDLQYIEEGKKELEYRSIL
- a CDS encoding MBL fold metallo-hydrolase, whose amino-acid sequence is MLTIEQLRTGAIQENCYLIFNEKSLLIVDPGAEDQRLIHEIEKTGRKPEAILLTHTHYDHIGAVESLRKQFDIPVYVSPLEQEWLGDPTLNLSGLAHHDDMANIIVQPAEYEFEMKDYEIGGMSFTVVPTPGHSIGSVSFIFDDFVVTGDALFKGSVGRTDLYTGNLEQLLDGIRTYLFTLPDEFPAYPGHGDATTIEHEKRTNPFFQ
- the guaC gene encoding GMP reductase, with protein sequence MKVFDYEDVQLIPNKCIVNSRSECDTTVRLGAHEFKMPVVPANMQTIIDETIAEFLAENGYFYIMHRFDEEARIPFIKRMKEKGLISSISVGVKEGEYAFVEELAKQKLIPDYVTIDIAHGHSNAVINMIQHLKKFLPETFVIAGNVGTPEAVRELENAGADATKVGIGPGKVCITKIKTGFGTGGWQLAALRWCAKAARKPIIADGGIRTHGDIAKSVRFGATMVMIGSLFAGHEESPGETKVENGVVYKEYFGSASEFQKGEKKNVEGKKIWIRYKGKLSDTLIEMQQDLQSSISYAGGKDLESVRKVDYVIVKNSIFNGDTI